In Prunus dulcis chromosome 1, ALMONDv2, whole genome shotgun sequence, the following are encoded in one genomic region:
- the LOC117615546 gene encoding serine decarboxylase 1-like: MVGNVENEKIQALPEDFVTTTVDDEVEKKREISLGRNVHTTCHEVSEPDDDDDSTGDGEAFMASVLARYRKSLIERTKHHLGYPYNLDFDYGVLGQLQHFSINNLGDPFIESNYGVHSRQFEVGVLDWFARLWELEKNEYWGYITNCGTEGNLHGILVGREVFPDGILYASKDSHYSVFKAARMYRMECVKVNTLVSGEIDCDDFKAKLLCHKDKPAILNVNIGTTVKGAVDDLDLVIQKLEEAGFTHDRFYIHCDGALFGLMMPFVKRAPKVTFKKPIGSVSVSGHKFVGCPMPCGVQITRLKHINCLSSNVEYLASRDATIMGSRNGHAPIFLWYTLNRKGYGGFQKEVQKCLKNAHYLKDRLREAGIGAMLNELSSTVVFERPQEEEFVRKWQLACQGNIAHVIVMPNITIEKLGDFLSELLQHRAKWFQDGKLQAPCIASDVGTENCLCASHK; the protein is encoded by the exons ATGGTTGGAAATGTTGAGAATGAGAAGATCCAAGCGTTGCCAGAGGATTTTGTGACAACAACGGTTGATGATGAGgtggagaagaagagggagatTTCGCTCGGAAGGAACGTGCACACCACATGCCATGAAGTGAGTGAGCCCGATGACGACGATGATTCCACTGGCGACGGGGAAGCTTTTATGGCCAGCGTCTTGGCTCGCTACAGAAAGTCTTTGATTGAAAGGACCAAGCATCATCTTG GCTACCCCTATAACTTGGACTTCGATTATGGTGTACTGGGACAGCTTCAGCACTTCTCCATCAACAACCTTGGGGATCCGTTTATCGAGAGCAACTACGGTGTTCATTCCAGACAGTTTGAGGTGGGCGTTCTGGACTGGTTTGCGCGCCTGTGGGAATTGGAGAAGAACGAATACTGGGGCTACATTACAAATTGTGGTACAGAGGGGAACCTTCATGGTATTTTGGTTGG gAGGGAAGTGTTTCCAGATGGCATTCTTTATGCTTCAAAAGATTCACATTATTCTGTGTTTAAGGCAGCAAGGATGTATAGGATGGAATGTGTAAAGGTGAACACTCTTGTCTCTGGTGAGATTGATTGTGATGACTTCAAAGCCAAACTTCTTTGTCACAAGGACAAGCCAGCCATCCTAAATGTTAACATTg GAACAACTGTTAAAGGAGCGGTTGATGATCTTGATCTGGTTATACAGAAACTTGAAGAAGCTGGCTTCACACACGACCGGTTCTATATCCACTGTGATGGGGCTCTGTTTGGTCTCATGATGCCTTTCGTCAAACGA GCACCAAAAGTTACTTTCAAGAAACCCATAGGAAGTGTGAGTGTTTCAGGCCACAAGTTTGTTGGATGCCCAATGCCATGTGGTGTGCAAATAACAAGACTGAAGCACATTAATTGCCTCTCAAGCAATGTGGAGTATCTTGCTTCAAGGGATGCAACAATCATGGGCAGCCGAAATGGGCATGCTCCTATTTTCCTTTGGTACACCTTGAATCGAAAAGGATACGGAGGGTTCCAGAAAGAAGTTCAGAAATGCCTTAAGAATGCACATTACTTAAAAGACCGCCTACGCGAGGCCGGGATTGGTGCAATGCTGAATGAGCTGAGTAGCACGGTTGTGTTTGAGCGGCCGCAAGAGGAGGAGTTTGTTCGCAAGTGGCAGCTTGCTTGCCAAGGAAATATCGCTCATGTGATTGTAATGCCCAACATCACCATTGAAAAGCTTGGTGATTTCTTGAGTGAGCTTCTTCAGCATCGTGCCAAATGGTTTCAAGATGGAAAGCTTCAAGCTCCTTGTATTGCGTCGGATGTGGGCACAGAGAATTGTCTATGTGCTTCGCACAAGTGA